CGTTGATTATTCGGACTTTGGATGTAGGGGGAGATAAGCCAATTTCTTATTTAAATTTGCTATCAGAAAATAATTCCTTTTTAGGTTGGCGTGGAATTCGCTATTGTCTGGATAATCCCGAAATTTTTAAACCTCAGTTACGGGCAATTTTAAAAGCCAGTCCCGAACACCAAATGAAAATCATGTTTCCGATGGTTGCTACTGTAGAGGAAATACAAGCAGCTAAGGCAATGCTGGCAGAAGTACAGAGTGAATTACATCAAGCAGGTATTCCCTTTGATGAAAAAATGGAAGTGGGAATTATGGTAGAAGTTCCTTCAGCTGTTATGATTGCGGATAAACTCGCTGCTGAGGTTGACTTTTTTAGTATTGGAACCAACGACCTCAGCCAGTATGTTATGGCAGCCGATCGCACCCATCCACTCGTAGCAAATTTGGTAGATGCCTTTCACCCTGCGGTGTTGCGAATGATTCAACAAACTGTCCAAGCTGCACGTACAGCCGGGATTTGGGTAGGATTATGTGGTGAACTGGCATCAGACCCCCTCGCAACACCGCTCCTACTGGGATTGGGGCTGAATGAGGTCAGCCTGAATCCTCGGTCTATTCCTGCATTTAAGCAAGCGATCGCTCAGTTGACTGGAGACCAAGCAGAAGCGATCGCAGCCTCCGCATTGCAACAAGATTCTGCAGAAAAAGTGAGAGCTTTACTCAGTAGGGAGTGGGGAGTAGGGAGTAGGGAGTAGGGAGTAGGGATTTTCATAATGAGTGATGAAAATTTTTGCCTTCTTGTTAAAATCTGATTCCCAATTGCCCGTTGATTCCTCGCACAGAATTGTAACCTACACCCACAAAAACGTTATCAGTAGCCCTTGTCTGAACTCCACCAGAAAAAGCAACACCCTTATCTTCCGAATAGTACCCCAATCCCACATATGGTGAAATTACAGGTAAAGGAATAAACTTGAGTACATCTACGCCAACTGCACCATCAGGGCCAACACCTAATTCAGCCCCAAGATTTAAAGCCCTTGCACCAACAGAATAAGTAATATCACCTTCTTTGCTACCCACTGACACCCAGGGTTGTGGTACTAGTTGAGCACAAGCACTTTGTGGAGCAAATAAAGCCAACAAACTCACTGATGCCAACAATGTTTTTCCAATAACTGTTATTTTCACATTTCACTCCTTCACTTTTTGCCAATTTACTCTGAACACTGAACCCTGATTAACTAGTCACTGGTCACTGGTCACTGTTAACAAGACGGAATTTGCCATGCACTGGTGCCTGAATAGTGAAAAAATATTTGCATCGATCGCCCTACGGTAATTTTCGTTGCAAAATAAAAAATGCTCTGCTAAATACAGAGCAAGATTCAAATACAAAGCTGGGTACATTGCTAGCAACTTGTTAAAAGTTGTTGGCTGAATTTTCCAAATCGAAAATTTAATTTAGGAATTACACATAAATGAATTATGGCGCTTTTGCATCTCCGTTACTTGCGCCCAAAAGCATACTACTTGTAGGAATCACTGAGGCGTGAATCTTCAGTTTCTAGACCAATTAAGCGGTAAATAAAATCAAAAACCTTTTTCATTGCTAATTCCTCAATTTCGAGTTGTTTCACACTATCCAAAGTACAGTCAAAAAATGAAGAACTTGTGGAGAACACCCAGCAATTCTAAATTTAAGAATTGACAAGGGATTGAGCGGTAGGGGTCAAAGTATGAGGAAAATGAATCTGACCAAAATCGACCCAAAATAAATTAGCAGCGGACTCTTGTGTGACTTAAAGGAATCGTTTGCCTATCTGAAAACCAAATTAGTAAAAGCGTCTTGGCTTGAGCTTCAGCATTGAGTTAACATTGATAAATCTTCAAACAGTGATTGTTACAGAGGTAGGGTTTGAAAATTCTAGAAACGCCTCGTTTCTTTGTTCGTGGTTTTGTACCAGAGGATGCTGAAGCATTGTTCAGGTTACATGGCAATCCCAAGGTGGCACAGTATATGGGAGATGGAAATACAGTTCCAGCAACAAAATAGCAGTAGCGATCGTAGTCCTCCGGTTCTGCAAGAATCTTTACTCCCTGGTACTCTATTAACCGGGGCATTACTGCTGTCAATCTCACGAATGCTGATTTGAGAGAAGCTCGAATGTTCCTTACTAGATTGGATTACGCCAACTTGACTGAAGCTAATCTCAGCAATGCCTTCTTCCAAGGGGTTAGCGGTAGCCCTGAAACTCTTTTCTGTAATACCATCATGCCCGATGGTGCGATCGTTAATGGTCACGGCTGGGTAGATAGTCGTTAGCTAAGACGAGAGTTATTCGAGCGAGGACTGATTGATAGAACGCGCAATGGTTCGGCATAATGGCGCAAGGTTTAGAATGGTCAATCAGCTAGGTAAATAAGCTGGCATCTACATGAAAATAGTCCGCCAGTACTTCTGCTTCTGCTTTATTAATGGTGCGATCGCCATTAACAATTTCCTGCACGACTTCTAACGAGCCAATTACCTCAGCTAATGCTTCGGTCGTCAGATCGCGTGCATCCATCAAATGGATTAGCATAGAATGGGGAGTACCTTGAGGGATTGGGTAATGGGTTTCTTCAAACTTCTCGATTAACGTTACCAGCAGTTCTAGCAACGTCTCCTCTTCTAGTGTACGATTGGGACGATGCTCTAGGGCTAAAGCAAGTTTGATAGCTTGTTCATTTTCTTCTTCGGTAGTAATTGTTTTTGGTTGATACTCGGCTAGCAATTTCCCATAGAATTCAGCATTAAAAGTACGGGTCATTGTTCCATTTATCCTTATCATATTCGGCGTGAGTTATGACATATTTAATATAGATTTTTTGCGTTTCGTAAACAATATCAACAATCAAACGGTAGTTATTTGCTTTGATATTAAACACGGTAAAGTTGCCAACGGCTTCTGTTTTTGGATAAATAGCTTGAACTTCAAGCAGATTTTTCCATTCAGCCTTAGTTGCCACTCTGTATCAATCATAAAGTACATCACAGGCATCTGCGTGTACTTTACAAAACTCTCGCAAAATCCTGCGACTGATAACATGCATTTAATTTTACTCTGATTACTACTATTATAATTGTCTCCTAAATTGAAGGTTTTATAAAATATCGGTACTCTTAGGACACCCTTTACCTTTTAAACCCTCGATAGACTCTCAAAGCTATCAAATTTTTGCAAGAAGCTGCTGCTGTTGGTAAGATAGTGAGCGCTATTTGTCACGACCCACAAGTGCTGATAGATGCTAGTTTGCTAAAAGGCAAAAAAGCAACTAGTTCTTGGAATATCCATGTTGACTTAGCAAATGCAGGTGCTATAGTTATCGATGAACCTGCGATCGCAGATGGCAATATTATCACTAGTCCCTGTCCTCTACCTCTGCCGTCGTTCATGAATGCTATTACCTGTGCAGTCAAATCCCATTAAGGTTTTTAGTTGTTCGGTTGTAGGCACTAGTTTTTAATTTTCTTTCTTATTAGTTTTGATCGCCTGTAATGATTTGAATAAGCCGAGGCAATACTAAGTGCGCTACACTACTCAATTATCCTTAGTCAGCACAATTATGACAACATTCACACAAAAGCTATGAATGACTCAAATGACTTGAAAAGGTACTTAGACGAACAAGGACGAGTTAAAGAATGGCCTTCTAAACGCAATAGAGGTAGATTTCAGCAATTAGTTCTGGAGTATTTGGCAAACAAATTTGAGATTGATACTATTTATTCTGAGAAAGAGGTTAACCAATTGCTGAATCAGCATCACAACTTTGGTGATGCAGCTTTGTTAAGACGAGAATTATTCGAGCGAGGACTGATTGATAGAACGCGCAATGGTTCGGCATACTGGCGCAAGGTTTAGAATGGTCAATCAGCTAGGTAAATAAGCTGGCATCTACATGAAAATAGTCTATTTATGAACAAACTTCTGGTTTCTTTTTTTAAGAGATGTGTCAATTCAAGGGTTTTAGAGATATGTCTGTGTTAAAATTTCAATATTTACTCTTTCCATGTGTATTAGCTTAATTAGAGGATAGAACCAGTAACTGAATACTATATTCACTCCATATAACTTTGTTTTCAATAAATTTATCCTTCACAAAAATAAAGAACAGTGTCTGTAAGTCACTTTGCTCTTTGAGAGGAATTAGGATCGTGAAAAAATTTAATCAAGTAAGGAATTCCTTAAACCAAGACTTAGGAAAGATTGTAGAATTTGGAGCAGAAGGTTCTAAAGCCACTATAGAAGTGGCTTTAGCTTTAGGTTTGTTAGGGGCAGCCCTTGTTCCGGTAGCACAGCCAATTGCAGCAGGGCTAGCGTTTGTGGGATTAACGAAAAAAGGACTAGAGCTTTACCGCACTAAGAAGCAGGAACTAGATTTAGAAGAGTGGGTAGCGATTGCGTTTCCTCTAGCTTATATAGAAAGCTTTGATGCTTTAGTTCAAAAAAATGAATGGTTAAGAACAAAAATTGGTGCAGGGACATTAGGTCAGGAAATTAAGCAGCAATTTGATGATGAATTAGGAGAAGTTGAATTAACTTCAGAGCGAAGTCAAGAGGCTTTAAGGGACTTTCCTAATTCTTGGTTAGGTCATGCCCTTAATGGTCAACTATCGCGTTACCTAAAGCAAATTGGGCTGGAGCAACGTGTTATTCCCATTGTGACTGGGTGGGTAGCTTGGAGAACAAAAGCACAAATAGAATCACTTTTACCTTACGAAGAATCCAAGAATACAGACATAGCTAAGAAAATCAAACCACACATAACAGTATCTCAGGAAATAGGAGCACGTCAAAAATTTAGTAGTATTGAATATTACTTACAAGAACAGATATCCCCTAATCCTATCGATCCATTAGGGTTGGAGAAGTGGAAAGTCTTTGATGAACCCTTCAAAATCCCCGATATCTACGTACCCCTTAAAGCCCAGTTGCTAGATTCTAACGGGAAAGTTAAAGAATATAAAGCGGTTGATTTAAAAACTTGGGCAACAGACCAATTGACTAACCCAAGTAAAAACAGTCAGGTAATGTTTATTCAAGCAGGACCGGGACAGGGAAAAAGCGTTTTTTGTCGGATGTTTGCTGATTGGGTAAGAGAACACTTGCATCCGGTTTGGACACCAATATTGATTCGACTCCGAGATATAGATGCTTTTGAACCCAATATTGAACATACCCTTCGTGCTGTTATTAAAGAGGACTTTGCTAAAAGTAATGATGGCTGGTTGACTGATCGTAACACGAGATTTCTATTTATACTAGATGGTTTTGATGAGTTGCGCTTTCAAGGAAGAACTGCTAAAGGAGCTAACCTAGAAGGTGCTGACCTCAGTGAAGCGAATCTAGAAGGTGCAAATCTAGAAGGTGCAAATCTAGAAGGCGCTAACTTCAAAGGTCTTACTCCCAAGGGCGAATTTGAAAGAAAAGCCGTTTGGAATGAAAATACAAAATGGGATGGAGTAAGGGGGTTAGAAACCGCTAGAGTACCAGAAACTTTAAAACAGCAGTTAGGTCTTGCCTAAGAACTAGACTAGGTATCCTTGGCTGTCTTGTATGAGTGGCGGGCGGGGACGCCCGCACCACGATCCCCATTTCCCATTCCCTATTCCCCAATTAGAATTGACGAGACCAGTTGCTAGGCCAACGTTCTACAACGACTTTTGTTTGAGTAAAAAATTCCACTGCATGATTGCTTTGACCGTGTAAGTCGCCAAAAAAGCTTTCTTTCCAACCGCTAAATGGGAAAAACGCCATTGGTGCGGCTACTCCTATATTTATACCTATATTACCTGCCTCGGCTTCATAGCGAAATTTACGTGCTGCAGCACCACTTGATGTAAATAAACAAGCCATGTTCCCATATTGACCGTTGTTGACTAGGGCGATCGCTTGCTCGATTGTCTCTACATGAATTAGGCTCAGTACAGGACCAAATATTTCTGTGCGGGCAATTTCACCCGATGGATCTACGTTTTGCAGAATTGTAGGGCGTACAAAATACCCCTTTTCATAACTTGGTATACTAGGACATCTACCATCTACTAAAACTTTTGCGCCTTCATCTGCTCCCTGCTGAATTAAACTCTCAATTCTGGTCTTGCTTTGCGCGTTAATTACGGGTCCCATTTCAACACCTGAGTCTAAACCACAACCAACGACACGCTTTTGAGCAGTTTCTGCGATCGCTTCCGTGAAACTCCGACGTGCTTCTCCAACAGTGACAGCTATGGAAGCAGCAAGACAGCGCTGTCCAGCACAACCAAAGGCACTATCAGCCGCAATGCGTGTTGTCATCTCCAAATTTGCATCTGGCAAAACAATCAGTGGATTTTTAGCACCGCCTTGGCATTGAACGCGCTTGCCGTTCGCGGCCCCTCTACTATATATATACTTTGCGACTGGAGTAGAACCAACAAAGCTAATGGCTCGAATCTTGGGATCGTCCAAAATTGCATCGACAACTTCTTTGGCACCATTGACCAGGTTAACAACACCTTGAGGCAATCCTGTTTTTTCCAATAACTGAAACACTTTTTGCATTGTCAGTGGAACTTTTTCTGATGGCTTAACGATGTAAGTATTTCCACAAGCAATGGCATAGGGCAAAAACCAAAAGGGGATCATTCCTGGAAAGTTGAACGGCGCAATGACAGCGCAGACTCCTAAGGGTTGTCGGATCATTATTTCATCAATACCTCTAGCAATGTCTTCCAAGTTGGTTCCTTGCATCATCATGGGGATTCCGCAGGCGACTTCAACATTTTCAATAGCGCGGCGCATTTCTCCTTTGGACTCGGCCAAAGTTTTACCGCATTCTAAGGTAATGGTGCGAGCCAAGTCCTCAAAGTGTTCTTCCAGTAAATTCTTGAGTTTAAATAGATACTGTACTCGTTCTGTCGGTGGTATACGCCGCCAACTCCCAAAAGCCTCTGAGGCTGCTTGGGTAGCTTGCTCTATCTCAGAAGCTGGCGATAGTGGGACTTTAGCCACTACCTCTGCCGTCGCTGGATTGATAACGTCCAAAAACTCTGTAGCGCTAGAAGTACACCACTGATTGTTGATGTAATTGGGTAGTGCGATCGCTTTTTCCATCAGTGCAATATTATGTTGCTATAAGTGCAGGGTTATGAATATCCTACGGGCAAAGCATTACACTCAACAATCTAGTTTTGAGACCTGTATTTCTTTTGAGGTAGATAGGTATTGGGCGGAACTTTAGTTAGCCCCTCTCGAATTATATGTTATAATTTTTACTACTAATTTGTTTTTACTACTGATATGTTAGCTGAATAAATCTCGATATAATAAATGTATAGTAAGTTTGTCCAGCCAAAGTAAAGTAGTAGTTTTTTTAACACACCATAACATCCTAATTATATTCATAATTAGTGTTGTGCTACCTTGGTATTACTTGTAAAGCAAAGTGTTGAACAATTGAGAGGAAAACGTTATCGTAATTCAAAAGCAACTCATCAACTCACAAATCAAGTCACCTCAAGTCTTCTTGATTGACCACGAAAATAACAATCGTGGTTTGACTGACACCCGTGAAGCTCTACAACTAGCTGAGAGCGTAGACCTTGACCTAGTTGTAGTCTCGGAAAGCAAAGACACCCCGGTGGCGAAGATCCTGAACTATGGCAAGCTTCAGTATCAAAAGAAAAAGCGTCAAACACAGAGTGCCAGACCCACAGTCAAGGAAGTTCGGTTTCGTCCAAACGTAGGACAAGCTGATTACGATTTACGCATCCATCAAGCCACTGAGTGGTTGAGTAAAGGCGATTCAGTAAAATTTGTGATTCGTTTAAGAGGTCGAGAAAATCAATATCGCAGTAATGCTGGAGAATTGTTAGACCGGATTGTCAAGGATCTTGGTTCAGTGGGTAAAGTCCAGTCACTTGATAAACGATCGCTGATTGTTCAAGTCATTCCCGGCTAAATTAATTCTTTAGGGATTTCTTTAAGATCCTTTCATCTATAGGCGTTAAATGAGCGATTTGAGCCGATGACTCAAATCGCTCATCTGTCATTTTGGGTTGTGGTACAAAAAAACACTGAGATCGTCAAAACTTCTTGTGGGATGGGCGTCTCGCCTGTCCTTCGAGATAATTTTACCCTATGGATTAACTTTTAACGGTCTTGAGAAGGTGATCGCTTCTGAGTTTGGCTCAAGAATCTTTAGATAGTTTTGGCTTGCTGATGGCTCAAGCTGATTGATAATTTCGTTCAATCGGTTGTTGAGGTTTGTAGGACGGTTTCTGCTCATGGTAGTAGACCCTAATAAACTGACTGTTGTTGAGAGAGTGTTTTTACTTACAAAGTCTGTTGAATATCAAAATATAAATTCCGCGCTCTTAGTAACAGTATCTAAAATCTTTTCAAGATATACATAATAAAGAGTTTTGAAACAAGTACTTATTCTCGGCATCTATCCGGAGTTTTTTCTTTATGTTTTTTATCTTAACACAAAAAAAGTGTTTATCCTGAAAGAAAGAAAATTCTAAAATACAAAAAGTTGATTTATCCGTATTATTTCTGTACTCAAAAATATTGTGATATCTAGATGAATTTTTTAGAAAAGTGCTTAAGATTAGGTTTTCAATTAAGTATTCAATCAAGTTCCAGTATTTCAAATACAATAGTTTGCAGTTGCGCTTTAGCGAAGACAGCGCAACTACAAACCGAAAATATAGGTTTTCAATTATATCATAAAAAAATCCCGTTAAGTGCAAATTGCACCATAACAGGATTGTTTACAAAAAATTTAGATAAAAAGCTCTACTATTGTTACCGCATAACTACTCAGCAGTAGGCTCTAACAATTTGATATTCGAGAAGATAATTTCTTGGGTATGGACTTGCTTATCCCCCTCAGTCCGAATCAAGCGGCGATTTAGAATAACGTAGTCGCCAACCTTCTCGTACTCGTCCTCAAATTCACTTCTTCCACCCTTCTGTTCGCCTGTTTTTGGATCGTGGTAAACAGAGTCATATGTGTGGGAGAGGTAGCCTTCACCTGTATCGTGACTGCTAAAGGTATTAATAGTTACAACAACCCCATGAATGTGTCGGTGGACAAGACACACCTCGTTATTGCGGAGTTTATATTTATCTCCTTCTGCCTTACCACCCATTAAAATCTCCACAGCACCAGTCTCATCAGTCGCACCATAGCGAAAGGTGTTTGCGCCGTGGGTTTCTTCAAAGGTACGACGAATACGGTGAATGGCTATTTCCCACAACTGATTATTCAACGCCTGGGTTGCTTGCTCGTCTTCTACCTCAAAGACTTCTGCTTTGAGATTGGCATTGACGCGAACTTTGCCTGCAAACACTTTCTCACCATGCTTATAGGTTACATCTGCAGTATACCCAGGGAAGTTTTTATCCCAAGTGTAGCGGTTTTCGTAAGCAGCCCGAAAGAATTCTTGGGCAGAGACTTGTGTTGCGGTCACGTGATTCTCCTATAGTTACTATTTATGTAAGTTTTTACCTTTGCTCCTATCAGCTAGCATAGAAATAATTATTAAGAATGCATAGTCCTCAACTGGGTACACTTATATTGCAATGGCTAACTCCCTTCATGAGCTATTTCAGGCGATCGCCAAAGCTCAAAACGAGCAAGAACTACGACAAGCTGTCATGGATAAAGTTGGCGAGTATTTTGGTGTGCAGCACTGGGGTATATATCTAGTAGATGACCATTATACGGCGGAGGCTGATGTAAAGGTTATCCCAGATGTTTGTTTAGAAAGCAACCCAGTAGGGCAATATGTGGTTGAGCGTCATGCTCCAGCCCATGAGGAATTGGTGTTACCCTCAGGAGACTGGAAAAATTTTTGCTCCCGCCACGATCACGAACACGTCATGAGCGGACCAATCGTTTGTGAGGGTCGTCTTGTGGGATCGCTGAATTTAACACGTGC
This genomic interval from Scytonema hofmannii PCC 7110 contains the following:
- a CDS encoding pentapeptide repeat-containing protein; amino-acid sequence: MTAVNLTNADLREARMFLTRLDYANLTEANLSNAFFQGVSGSPETLFCNTIMPDGAIVNGHGWVDSR
- a CDS encoding pentapeptide repeat-containing protein encodes the protein MKKFNQVRNSLNQDLGKIVEFGAEGSKATIEVALALGLLGAALVPVAQPIAAGLAFVGLTKKGLELYRTKKQELDLEEWVAIAFPLAYIESFDALVQKNEWLRTKIGAGTLGQEIKQQFDDELGEVELTSERSQEALRDFPNSWLGHALNGQLSRYLKQIGLEQRVIPIVTGWVAWRTKAQIESLLPYEESKNTDIAKKIKPHITVSQEIGARQKFSSIEYYLQEQISPNPIDPLGLEKWKVFDEPFKIPDIYVPLKAQLLDSNGKVKEYKAVDLKTWATDQLTNPSKNSQVMFIQAGPGQGKSVFCRMFADWVREHLHPVWTPILIRLRDIDAFEPNIEHTLRAVIKEDFAKSNDGWLTDRNTRFLFILDGFDELRFQGRTAKGANLEGADLSEANLEGANLEGANLEGANFKGLTPKGEFERKAVWNENTKWDGVRGLETARVPETLKQQLGLA
- a CDS encoding helix-turn-helix domain-containing protein; the encoded protein is MTRTFNAEFYGKLLAEYQPKTITTEEENEQAIKLALALEHRPNRTLEEETLLELLVTLIEKFEETHYPIPQGTPHSMLIHLMDARDLTTEALAEVIGSLEVVQEIVNGDRTINKAEAEVLADYFHVDASLFT
- a CDS encoding GNAT family N-acetyltransferase, encoding MKILETPRFFVRGFVPEDAEALFRLHGNPKVAQYMGDGNTVPATK
- a CDS encoding CoA-acylating methylmalonate-semialdehyde dehydrogenase, which encodes MEKAIALPNYINNQWCTSSATEFLDVINPATAEVVAKVPLSPASEIEQATQAASEAFGSWRRIPPTERVQYLFKLKNLLEEHFEDLARTITLECGKTLAESKGEMRRAIENVEVACGIPMMMQGTNLEDIARGIDEIMIRQPLGVCAVIAPFNFPGMIPFWFLPYAIACGNTYIVKPSEKVPLTMQKVFQLLEKTGLPQGVVNLVNGAKEVVDAILDDPKIRAISFVGSTPVAKYIYSRGAANGKRVQCQGGAKNPLIVLPDANLEMTTRIAADSAFGCAGQRCLAASIAVTVGEARRSFTEAIAETAQKRVVGCGLDSGVEMGPVINAQSKTRIESLIQQGADEGAKVLVDGRCPSIPSYEKGYFVRPTILQNVDPSGEIARTEIFGPVLSLIHVETIEQAIALVNNGQYGNMACLFTSSGAAARKFRYEAEAGNIGINIGVAAPMAFFPFSGWKESFFGDLHGQSNHAVEFFTQTKVVVERWPSNWSRQF
- a CDS encoding DUF3386 domain-containing protein — encoded protein: MTATQVSAQEFFRAAYENRYTWDKNFPGYTADVTYKHGEKVFAGKVRVNANLKAEVFEVEDEQATQALNNQLWEIAIHRIRRTFEETHGANTFRYGATDETGAVEILMGGKAEGDKYKLRNNEVCLVHRHIHGVVVTINTFSSHDTGEGYLSHTYDSVYHDPKTGEQKGGRSEFEDEYEKVGDYVILNRRLIRTEGDKQVHTQEIIFSNIKLLEPTAE
- a CDS encoding DUF2087 domain-containing protein, whose amino-acid sequence is MNDSNDLKRYLDEQGRVKEWPSKRNRGRFQQLVLEYLANKFEIDTIYSEKEVNQLLNQHHNFGDAALLRRELFERGLIDRTRNGSAYWRKV
- a CDS encoding DJ-1/PfpI family protein, which translates into the protein MKFLQEAAAVGKIVSAICHDPQVLIDASLLKGKKATSSWNIHVDLANAGAIVIDEPAIADGNIITSPCPLPLPSFMNAITCAVKSH
- a CDS encoding LuxR C-terminal-related transcriptional regulator codes for the protein MANSLHELFQAIAKAQNEQELRQAVMDKVGEYFGVQHWGIYLVDDHYTAEADVKVIPDVCLESNPVGQYVVERHAPAHEELVLPSGDWKNFCSRHDHEHVMSGPIVCEGRLVGSLNLTRASGDPAFDANDLADLSALCLHLSAKIATLQAQAKPKALNSLLANRLTPRELEIAALVAQGLTNAEIGEKLWITQNSVKQALKRMFRKLEVSARTEMVAKLQDVLASS
- the infC gene encoding translation initiation factor IF-3, producing the protein MNSQIKSPQVFLIDHENNNRGLTDTREALQLAESVDLDLVVVSESKDTPVAKILNYGKLQYQKKKRQTQSARPTVKEVRFRPNVGQADYDLRIHQATEWLSKGDSVKFVIRLRGRENQYRSNAGELLDRIVKDLGSVGKVQSLDKRSLIVQVIPG